DNA sequence from the Malus domestica chromosome 11, GDT2T_hap1 genome:
CTTGCATTCTGGGAGAAGTTCCGAAGATATCTGGGACTCTTAAGTTGTGTGGGACCAAGGCCTATGTTTCTCAATCACCATGGATACAGAGTGGAAAGATAGAAGAAAACATATTGTTTGGTAAACAGATGGACAAAGAAGGTTATGACAGGGTTCTAGAAGCATGTTCGTTAAAGAAGGACCTTGAAGTTCTATCGTTTGGTGATCAGACGGTTATAGGGGAGAGGGGAATCAATTTAAGTGGAGGGCAGAAGCAAAGAATACAAATTGCACGTGCTGTATACCAAGATGCTGATATTTATCTGTTTGATGATCCTTTTAGTGCCGTTGATGCTCATACAGGATCCCACCTTTTTAAGGTATTTCATTTCTCTATTCTAGTGTGATTCCATATGTAATAAACTGAATCTTCAAAGTTATTTGCATCATCGAACAATTGACATATGCATCAATAATATTCTTTTGTTTGACACttcattattaatttatttaattgacaATTGCACTACAGGAATGTTTGCTAGGCCTGTTGAGTTcgaaaacaataatttatgtcACTCATCAAGTGGAGTTCTTGCCGGCTGCTGATCTTATATTGGTAAAATATCCACACAgctttttttatgaaattccaATTTACAATACGTGATATTATCTACTTTGTATATGTCCACTCAAAGTCACTCCTTGTCATCAGGTTATGAAGGACGGAAGGATTACTCAAGCTGGAAAGTTCAATGATATTCTTAATTCCGGAACTGATTTTGAGGAACTTGTGGGAGCGCATGAGGAAGCTTTGTCCGCACTTAATTCTGTAGAAGAGGGGCCTGCTGAAAAAATAAGTGTGAGCAAAGAAGGAAATTCTGCTAGTACTAATAGGGTTGTCCAAAAAGAAGAAAGCATTGATGTTCAAAATAGTAAAACAGATGATTTAGGTGAGCCAAAAGGGCAGATTGttcaagaagaagagagagagaagggtagAGTTGGGTTTTCAGTCTACTGGAAGTATATCACCACAGCGTACGGAGGAGCTCTTGTGCCTTTTGTATTGCTTGGACAAATtctgtttcagatccttcaaaTTGGAAGCAATTACTGGATGGCTTGGGCAACTCCCGTGTCTGAGGATGCAAAACCTGCTGTTACAAGCTCTACACTGATAGTTGTGTACGTTGCTTTGGCTGCTGGAAGTTCTTTATGTATTCTCTTCAGATCCATGTTTCTTGCAACAGCTGGGTACAAGACAGCAACTATACTCTTTAGTAAAATGCACCATTGCATTTTCCGTGCTCCAATGTCTTTCTTTGATTCGACTCCAAGTGGACGAATCCTTAACAGAGTAAgcgaaatatatttttaatatcaTGCCTGATTGGGTGGTTCAAAGCAAAATATATTTCTAAAATCATGAGTTGAATAAATGTTGTTACATATTTCTTGCAGGCTTCTACTGACCAAAATGTAGTGGACATGAACATGCCGAGTCAACTTGGGGCCCTTGCGAACTCAATGATCCAGCTTTTGGGAATTATTGCAGTGATGTCACTGGTTGCATGGCAGGTTTTCATCATTTTTATCCCCGTGGTTGCAATCTGTATCTGGTATCAGGTAATTTTTCTCACTTTGTTCGAATGCTTCTATCTTATACGTTGTACTGATACATCAACTTATCACATGTATTCAACTGTGGAAAATCCTTCAGTTTTAATTCTTCATTGTTCATGCTCTATTGATGCTCTTTCTTCATGCCTATACATGCCCGAACTTGGCTtccttttttattcaaaattttacTCCTGTTACATCCAAGAATATACAAGAATCATGTTAAAAAAATGCTCACGAATTTATATTGATGCAGCAATACTACATTCCTGCAGCAAGAGAACTAGCACGATTGGTTGGAATATGCAAAGCTCCAGTGATACAACATTTTGCCGAAACAATTTCAGGGTCAACGACTATTAGAAGCTTCGACCAGGAATCAAGATTCCGggatacaaacatgaaattaaaCGATAGTTTTGGTCAGCCTAAGTTCCATACCGCAGCTGCAATGGAATGGCTATGTTTTCGCTTGGATATGTTGTCATCTATCACATTTGGATTTTCCTTGATTTTCTTGATTTCTATTCCAGCGGGGGTGATTGATCCAGGCAAGTGATATTCGTCTTTTGTTTTACTGATTATTCTTGAAATAATTGTTAAGCAAATCTATGAATTCTCTCTATTCTTATCTGTTTTGGATGTTTTTCCCTAAAGGCATTGCGGGATTGGCTGTCACATATGGACTTAATCTAAACATGTTACAAGCTTGGTGTATATGGAATCTTTGCAATGTGGAGAACAAAATAATATCAGTGGAGAGATTAATACAGTACACTAATATTCCCAGTGAGCCTCCTCTTGTAATAGAATCCAATCAGCCGGATCGTTCTTGGCCATCACATGGAGAAGTTGATATACGTGATCTTCAGGTACTTTCTGTTCTGGTTTATTTCTTCATACGATGTAGGATCAGTCATGTTTATGACTGTTATTTCATGTTTATGTAGGTCCGCTATGCTCCACACATGCCACTTGTGTTGCGAGGTCTCACATGTACCTTTCCTGGGGGACTGAAAAGTGGGATTGTGGGGAGAACTGGCAGTGGCAAATCAACTCTCATACAGACCCTTTTCCGAATTGTGGATCCTTGTGCCGGCCAGATTTTGATAGATGGTATTGATATCTCTTCAATTGGACTGCATGATTTGAGATCTAGGCTGAGTATTATCCCTCAGGACCCAACCATGTTTGAAGGGACTGTAAGAAGCAATCTGGACCCACTTGAAGAGTACACAGACAAACAAATTTGGGAGGTGGGTTGATTTTAGGGTGCTTTATATTTTGGCCCTTACAACTCATTATTTCTAGATAAAAACTCATCTATCTTTAAAGATTCAGTTTAagcccaaatttaaaatttgcaaACATACGGGAACACTATTGACCTattaatacaatttatttacacTCATGCCACTCATACTTTATTGTCCATTTTCCAAATTCCTAAATTTATGCCAAATTAAAAGTAGtagaaaaagtgaaataaaatgtaaaaagtgtTTGCATTAACCGTATCCATGTCAAACTAgaaaagtagtttttttttcgtGATATATTTTGTAGCAATTTTACCCATATTAATTGGTAGGTAAATTAGTTTGttccaattatttaaaaaaaaatactacacctatattatatattttgaataaaataacattcctctaacttgtaggtaaattattttctatgtattgttatatatgttagacacgttttgttgttgtataaacatgagtggaacataatattgttgattttatacatcaaactgcatttcttttgttataggtaaattattttccatatACAAGTACTTATGTTAGGCACATTTTGTTGTTGGTACATACAATATTTTGTATCATTGTAAAGAAAGATATTACATTACACCCATGGTAtaattgttgtaggtaaattattggaaattaatttgtaGTTAGGTAATGAACATTTTGCATCATTAGAAATGAACATTTCAAATAgtaggtaggtaaattaatttgttctaataaaaaaattacactacACATGGGTGTAACATAGTATTTTTAATACTATGCATCGAACTACATTTCTTcttaatataggtaaattattttccatgtattagtacatatgttaggcacgttttgttgttggtataaacattattttgcatcattgtaaaaaaaagatattatattacacccatggtataattgttgtaggtaaattaatgtgCATGTAGAAAATGAAATACAATGttctaatatattaataaaaaaaaggataaattcaAAAGTATTCAAGAGTAGGGTCAAAAAAACTGAATCGAATAGTTTTATGAAAATTCAAAGCctttctaaaaaaataatatgcaataaatttttaacattaatgtctttttttttcttgttgcaaAATCATTTACTCTCTCCTTAGAATTAATTGTCTACATCAAATATctaataggggtattttaggcatgtgaaaaatgtaaaatgtgtgaagtaatatgaaattaatgaatttgcttatgtggatcctagtcattgggttttcTTTGAGTAAAAAAGTTATGTAGGTTTttatatgaagaaaattgagttgAAAGGgttaaaatcatattttcagttGATTTTACATTGATGATAGGAATTTTGTTCCCACTAAATGTTCTTCAGTATCTGATATTTCAGTTCTAAATTGGCGTCACTCGTTAACAtgtcttttatttgttttaggcCCTCGAAAAGTGCCAACTTGGAGATGAAGTTAGGAATAAGGAAGGAAAGCTGGATTCCACAGGTTTGTTCTAACATAGAGGCTATATAGATGCTCTCATTTCCTTCAATGTCATGGAGATTATCTGTGCTTATGTTCGAGAATTGCTGCAGTTAACGAGAACGGAGAGAACTGGAGTATGGGTCAGAGACAGCTGGTCTGCCTTGGCCGTGTGCTCCTGAAGAAAAGTAAGGTTTTGGTGCTTGATGAAGCTACTGCATCAGTTGATACAGCTACAGATAATCTGATCCAGCAGACCCTTCGACAACATTTTACTGACTGCACAGTCATTACTATTGCACATCGTATAACTTCTGTTCTTGACAGTGACATGGTTCTGCTTCTAAGTCACGGTTAGCATTGCCATATGAATCTATCCGACGTTCCTAATGATCCCCTTAGTTTTTACTTTAACGTATTTTTTATCGTGTTGCAGGGCTTATAGAGGAATATGATTCTCCAGCAAGATTGCTGGAAAACAAATCATCGTCCTTCGCACAGCTCGTGGCAGAGTACACAATGAGGTCAAATTCCAGTTACGAATAATTTGAAGGACAATTAACAGTCCAAATCTTCACTGTGCTCTAGTCAACTGGGTAACTGTTTTGATAAGCTGTATTTTATATAGGCCATATTTTGTTACAAATGTGTTATGATTAAGTACATTATTCAAGTAATTGGTAATCTCAGAGTTAATGTAGCTGTCAAACTTTGTGCTTGCAATGAAATCTAGAATGTCTGGTTTTAATTTACCAGCATTCAGTTGTGGACGTGCTGTTTCAATCAGGATTGTGgattaaatttatattaaatgCCAAGCTGGGCATaggttttaagaaaaaaattacaaagttCTGTTAAATATTTTAGGATAAGCCACAAATTTTATTGCAAGTGAGCTTCTGACTGAGGGGATGTATTCAACTTGGAGTTTAAAAGCTTTTAAGAGTATAAGAGTAGATAAATTTATATGTACTCAATCAAGATTTCAAATGAATCTGTAGAAGTTCACAggtattcaatcaagattttaaaagaGTATAAAACTTTTCAAAATTAGAGTGCATTTTTTCAGGATTTTAAAGAGTTCATAAAACTCCAAATGTATTCAACTACAATTGGGTTTTAAAGTATTTTAATGATGAAGTATTTTAATGGATTTAGAGGGATTTTATACTATTtttttataggctttgggaaatCAAACCTCAACCTCTAAGATTTCTAATGATTTTATCCAAAATTCACATGGAATGTGTGGAACACCATTAAACTCCATGAATTTATAACTCTTTTAAACTTttacaaattctcaattgaatacgaCATGGGAGATTACCATCTTCTCCTcaagattattttttttagaatattATAAGGTCCCTTACACTCTGTTTGAATgaggaaatttaagattactagagaattttaaaataatggAATTTGATTTTctaaaatttgtgaattttcttgtttgactAACCTAAAAGAATAAcagaatttgaatttaaaatctcactcatagaaatttagaaattgcacctatttacatggaatttaaacttgggaaatGGAAGtctcaaattccaagttttttttttccacgtgGAAATTCTATATTTCTATATTtgtgaatccaaacaaggggaTTGGTCTATgtcaaatttataaattatgacttttgtcaaaatttcaagtctatttctctcatccaaacatagtgttaagGCACAGGGTTAACTTTGAGGGTTTAACATTTTAGAAGGTCCATCTCGGTTTTGGAGTTGATCATTTTGCGTCTATGGTTTTCGAATGTCCTTTGGAGGAGTTTAGGGTTTACGGTATAGGTCTCAGGGTTTTAGCGGAGCCTAAAATCCAGGAACTAGACCTTACGCCCTAAGCGATTAACTAGTGAAATTTTTTCTTCTAACAAAAGTCTTATGCATGCATGTTAGTCACAATTCATTGAGAATGTTAATTGGCTATGGCCTTAATAGAGTTGGACATTCTTGTCATTTTAACTAGCAAATTAGTTTGACTTTTTAACTAGTATCTAAACTAAAAATTATAGTATTTTAACTAGTATCTAACAAAAGttcttttgaatttggtatTTAAACTAAAATGCCCCTTAAATTTATTGGAATGGTTGGAATTTCGTCCACAAATGCCTGCTTGGTGGGTTTGAAAAGCCTCCACTATGAGCAAACGTGGGTTAGGCAAGTTGGCTAGGGTAATGTGCCTACACAACTCAAGTTTGATTCTCTCATTTCCGTAAATTagagaaatttaaaaaatcctCTAAGGCAGCGGTAACACAGCTGATAGATTCATATGGCCATTATCAAAATCTTGTGAGTTCTGTGTCAAACTAGGTATCATTGGGCTCATTGCAGAGCTTTGTCTAAGGCTAGATCCAACAAGCCATGCTCGTCTCAGTCTTAATCCGGACATATGGCATAGGATTTGGGGCTGCAACACTCTCCCTAAAATCAAGCTCTTTCTATGGCGATTGATCATGCACTCCCCCACCTTTGATTGCTTATTTCGTAGGAAGCTAAGCCCCAATCCCTTGTGCCCCATATGCAAAATGCACCCTGAAACTTCAACATATTTGATCTTTCGGTGCCAATGGGCTGAAAGGGTGTGGTTTGGTGGAGATCTGGCCTATAGACCCAATCTCACTTTCACCTCACCCCTTCAACGACAAGTTCACCCTTATGATTAATTACTTAAAAGTAAAAAgccattataaataaatagaaaaacaaaatcaaattaaacattAGAAAACAAAATATCGCAAAACCTTAtgcatcttcttcttccccttcgATTTTTTTTCCGACCACAAACATTTCTCCCCACCAATTAACAATAACATACAGTTTTTTGAATGATATCAATAAAACATAGAACAAAGCTGTTTTTCCAAAAGTGAATTCTATTCCCATTTCCAGTTACAGACTTTGATAAGGCAAGAAAAACAATGGGAGGACTACGAATCAAACTTGCAGTAGACTTCCGGCGAGAGGATTGTGAATCGAATTTGAGGTGAAGTGTTGGCCCGCATAGAGTTCTGGAGTTGAACTTTATATCTTTTCTAGGGTTGACTTGCCTCCAGTGTACTTCTCCCCGTCTTGGGACTTTTTCATGCTCGTCAGAGAGGCTGTGTCGTTGTCGGAGTTACTAGCTCGACCAACATAGTGTTGGACTGAGTTAGTCCAACGTCACAAGATCTGACAAGGAGAAGGGATGTGCAATTAGCACATATTCCCTTCGGAAAAAACGATAACAAATAGTTAGGTCGAGCTCCTTGTTTCATGGTAAAGCGATTTAAATTTTTCAAAGTAATAAGATAttagaacaaaataaataaaggtaTTGGAAATCCTCCCTTTTTATGTTCCTCTGGGAAAACCTGAGCGTTGCAATAAAACTCTTATTCCCATCGTATGGAGTTGGATTCGTGATTCTTCAATCCGTCATGAAGTAGTTGTGACCGTCGTCCTTGTTTTTGTTGTCACTCGTGGATAGAATTTTTACCATCAAATCAACACCAATTTGATTCAAAAAGATCTCTTTTTAAAAGCTTAAATGGTCCTCAACAAATCCCTAGAAGGAACATTCCTCAGAATATGCCATCTTGACCTTTAAAATTCCCAAAACGTCATGAAACGCCAATATGGAAAAGCGACACGCTGGGCCTTATTTTCTTCGCCACGGCCAAACATCGTGGAATTAAATTCTGGAATTTTGACACAATTATCTTGAAAATCTCACAAATCCACTCTAATTGAAATTGCTCCAAGATTCCTtcgtttgatcactttttgccCAAAGTAGATTTGCATGTCGATATAGTGATTTGGACGGGGGAATATGAATTCACTCTCAATGATAGCACCAATTGTTGGAAACAAATTCGTGCGCATCTACAGACGGAGGCGATAACCAAGTCGAAATTATCCATGATCCCCAGCAAGGAGAGAATGGGGTTGATTGGGGGTGTGGTTGAATTCGCAAAGGATTGCCTACATATCTCCGGGAAGGAGAATCAAACCACGAGTGTAGTTCTATGAAAGAACGGAGTAAACCATCATTGACGAATAGCCTATGGTGGGCGTTAGGAGATAAATTCTCCATGGGCGTGTCTACACGTAAACGGCAGTGTAAGGGCCTCTATTAGGCATAGAGAGAATAAGTGTGTTATGGTTTTGTAGAGGGATATATCTGACTGTAGGTAGATATCTATGGTAGTTTTGTAAAGAATAAAGTGAACGTCCTAAAGAGAGATATAGCTACTCTCTTAGCGAGGGAGATAGTTGGCTCCCGAAAAATACTCAAGTTAATGTATTTATAAGAATTTTGAGAGTTCTTGTAGGGAAAGTAATCTTCATTAGATTAGGAGACTATCTAGCAGGAAATCTAGGATGAGATACCCAATCGTCCTAGAATTATGACTATGTTGCATAATCCTTAAGATATCCTAATTTAACTTTAATTAGGGTTTCCTTACTTGGGAGACAATATCTTTAATGAGTTTAAGCCTAGTCTGTCTGACTTCGCTTGGTATTCTAACTTCGTCTGACTAAGGCTGATTCGATTATGACTAGGGCTGATCTTATCTGACTATGACCCCTAAGCTTGTTTGCCTAAGCATTACGTGATATAGGCATCCCGGTCTTCCTTGCCACCTAAGGTGCTGCATGTCTTGGTTCTAGAAAATCAGGGTCCCACATTATGCGACTTATAGAAGAACCATGACACAAGCTCCTATGTTTTCAGGAACAAGCTTGGTCGATCTTGGCAGGCCTTACCTACCATTCCAGAGCTCAATAGGGTGTGGTGGCTTAAATTGGTTCTAAGCCATTGAGTCCATAATCGGCCTAATGAGGCATTAGTATCTCGATTCGCCTTACTCCAGTCGAggaaaaatcatggtcccaaaAATGCCTTCAATGATGCATTGAAGGGCGTTCTCTTAAGGATGGATAGTTACCCAAGGACCATACCTTTCGAAGTAAATCAAAATAGCTTGTCGTTTGGAATTATTTGACACATGTCAATTTGGTTTCACTACTAACGCTACGTAACAAAGATTTTCTAAAATCAGGAGTGTGATTTTGGAAATCGTGCCATTAAGACATTAATTATAATGGG
Encoded proteins:
- the LOC103448442 gene encoding ABC transporter C family member 3-like; translation: MEFFGSSNHGTLSTFFSHYSSLMHPVTDFLLKPVFIHGFSGSLHIVLVFVLFFSWLWRKFKGGDGGGGEAPKQRFSNSRNSYYKQALICTFCVSGFSLVFCLLNYFCWYKNGWSDEKVVTLLDLAVRTLSWGAVCVYLHTQFSNSDESIKFPNFLRVWWGFYFSISCYSLVIDIVLHKDRVSLPVKSLIFDGVCVVSGLFFMYVGFLGKKEDRDSVLEEPFLNGNRSTSVGNDGESNKSRGGTNVNPYSNAGIFSILTFAWMGPLIAAGNKKALDLEDVPELDKVDSVFGSYPRFKSKLDVRCGWNGRVTTLHLVKALIFSSWKEILMTASFGIFYTLASYVAPYLIDTLVQYLYGRRQFKNEGYVLVSTFLFAKLVECLTQRHWFFKTQQVGVRIRAVLVTAIYNKGLTLSCQSKQGHTSGEIINFMTVDAERISDFTWYMHEPWMILVQVGLALVILYINLGLAAIATLIATIIVMLANVPLGSLQEKFQEKLMKSKDKRMKATSEILRNMRILKLQAWEMKFLSKINELRKSEAGWLRKFVYTWAMTSFVFWGTPIFVSVVTFVACMLLGIPLESGKILSALATFRILQQPIDSLPDTISMIAQTKVSLDRIASFLCLDDLQPDVIENIPRGSSDTAVEIVDGNFSWDLSSPNPTLKDINFKVSRGMRVAVCGTVGSGKSSLLSCILGEVPKISGTLKLCGTKAYVSQSPWIQSGKIEENILFGKQMDKEGYDRVLEACSLKKDLEVLSFGDQTVIGERGINLSGGQKQRIQIARAVYQDADIYLFDDPFSAVDAHTGSHLFKECLLGLLSSKTIIYVTHQVEFLPAADLILVMKDGRITQAGKFNDILNSGTDFEELVGAHEEALSALNSVEEGPAEKISVSKEGNSASTNRVVQKEESIDVQNSKTDDLGEPKGQIVQEEEREKGRVGFSVYWKYITTAYGGALVPFVLLGQILFQILQIGSNYWMAWATPVSEDAKPAVTSSTLIVVYVALAAGSSLCILFRSMFLATAGYKTATILFSKMHHCIFRAPMSFFDSTPSGRILNRASTDQNVVDMNMPSQLGALANSMIQLLGIIAVMSLVAWQVFIIFIPVVAICIWYQQYYIPAARELARLVGICKAPVIQHFAETISGSTTIRSFDQESRFRDTNMKLNDSFGQPKFHTAAAMEWLCFRLDMLSSITFGFSLIFLISIPAGVIDPGIAGLAVTYGLNLNMLQAWCIWNLCNVENKIISVERLIQYTNIPSEPPLVIESNQPDRSWPSHGEVDIRDLQVRYAPHMPLVLRGLTCTFPGGLKSGIVGRTGSGKSTLIQTLFRIVDPCAGQILIDGIDISSIGLHDLRSRLSIIPQDPTMFEGTVRSNLDPLEEYTDKQIWEALEKCQLGDEVRNKEGKLDSTVNENGENWSMGQRQLVCLGRVLLKKSKVLVLDEATASVDTATDNLIQQTLRQHFTDCTVITIAHRITSVLDSDMVLLLSHGLIEEYDSPARLLENKSSSFAQLVAEYTMRSNSSYE